The Candidatus Methylomirabilota bacterium genome has a window encoding:
- a CDS encoding DNA mismatch repair protein MutS, whose amino-acid sequence MMRQYRDLKRRYPDHLLLFRLGDFYEMFFEDAELASRLLQITLTSRQDAPMAGIPHHAADGYIARLVRAGRKIAVCEQLEAPGQAKKLLKRDVVRIITPGTITDTAYLAGAANNFLLAVVRSREATGVALVDVSTGEFWAGEDAGREDATLAAVLVRRPAE is encoded by the coding sequence ATGATGCGGCAGTATCGGGACCTCAAGCGCCGCTACCCCGACCACCTGCTGCTGTTCCGCCTCGGCGACTTCTACGAGATGTTCTTCGAGGACGCCGAGCTGGCGTCGCGCCTCCTGCAGATCACGCTCACGTCGCGGCAGGACGCGCCGATGGCCGGCATCCCCCACCACGCCGCCGACGGCTACATCGCGCGGCTCGTCCGCGCGGGCCGGAAGATCGCGGTGTGCGAGCAGCTCGAGGCGCCGGGCCAGGCGAAGAAGCTGCTGAAGCGCGACGTCGTGAGGATCATCACGCCGGGGACCATCACCGACACGGCGTACCTCGCCGGCGCCGCGAACAACTTCCTCCTCGCCGTGGTGCGGAGCCGCGAGGCGACGGGCGTCGCGCTCGTGGACGTCTCGACCGGCGAGTTCTGGGCGGGGGAGGACGCGGGGCGCGAGGACGCGACGCTCGCGGCGGTCCTCGTGCGCCGGCCCGCCGAG
- a CDS encoding HIT domain-containing protein, with amino-acid sequence MKRLWAPWRMGYVGAGGAPPSECVFCSALAAPDDRKNLVLHRAAHAFLVLNAYPYAPGHLMAVLNRHVGTLAEARADEVAEMMELVARAITLLTVEYRAEGFNVGWNQGRVAGAGITDHLHVHVVPRWSGDTNFMPVFADVRVMPEALEATYDRLRGRLVA; translated from the coding sequence GTGAAACGCCTCTGGGCGCCCTGGCGCATGGGCTACGTGGGCGCGGGCGGGGCGCCGCCCTCCGAATGCGTGTTCTGCTCGGCCCTGGCGGCGCCCGACGACCGTAAGAACCTGGTCCTCCACCGGGCCGCGCACGCCTTCCTGGTCCTGAACGCCTACCCGTACGCGCCCGGCCACCTCATGGCCGTGCTCAACCGGCATGTGGGCACGCTCGCCGAGGCGCGGGCGGACGAAGTGGCGGAGATGATGGAGCTCGTCGCCAGGGCGATCACGCTCCTGACCGTCGAGTACCGCGCCGAGGGGTTCAACGTCGGCTGGAACCAGGGCCGGGTCGCGGGCGCGGGGATCACCGACCACCTGCACGTCCACGTCGTGCCGCGCTGGAGCGGCGACACGAACTTCATGCCGGTCTTCGCCGACGTGCGCGTCATGCCCGAGGCGCTCGAGGCGACGTACGACCGGCTCCGGGGACGCCTCGTTGCCTGA
- a CDS encoding integration host factor subunit beta produces the protein MTKADLIDEVSKISSLTKKETETIVNTIFDNITDALSKGDKVELRGFGSFRIRHRNSRKGRNPKTGTSVDVPQKRVPFFKVGKRLRELVNG, from the coding sequence ATGACCAAAGCCGACCTGATCGACGAGGTCTCGAAGATCTCGAGCCTGACGAAGAAAGAGACGGAGACGATCGTCAACACGATCTTCGACAACATCACCGACGCGCTGTCGAAGGGCGACAAGGTCGAGCTCAGGGGCTTCGGCAGTTTCCGGATCCGTCACCGCAACTCGCGCAAGGGGCGGAACCCCAAGACCGGGACGAGCGTGGACGTCCCCCAGAAGCGGGTGCCGTTCTTCAAGGTGGGCAAGCGGCTGCGAGAGCTCGTCAACGGGTGA
- the sppA gene encoding signal peptide peptidase SppA: protein MTTKTRASPGRRWALLGVALAVYLGVGGLLVVALASLGRPGPAGGGAIFGERVAVVELEGLIVDVEELIRELRGHRDNPAVRAVVIRINSPGGVVAPTQELHAALKRVHDAGKPVVASLGAVAASGGYYVAVAADRIYADPGTLTGSIGVIMQMASLHELLKKVGVDYVIVKAGEYKDIGSFARPMTPDERRMLQALLDDVHGQFIAAVVAGRKLERADVLRFADGRIVSGSQAKDLRMVDALGGLEEAIEGAATLAGLPKPPRVVGPRRKFSVIDLLRNELGLGGFGAFRGSLPLFKTPLYLMD, encoded by the coding sequence ATGACTACGAAGACGAGAGCTAGCCCCGGGCGCCGGTGGGCCCTGCTCGGGGTCGCGCTGGCGGTCTACCTCGGGGTGGGCGGCCTCCTCGTCGTCGCCCTCGCGTCGCTCGGGCGGCCCGGCCCCGCCGGGGGCGGGGCGATCTTCGGCGAGCGCGTCGCGGTCGTCGAGCTCGAGGGGCTCATCGTGGACGTGGAGGAGCTCATCCGCGAGCTCCGGGGCCATCGCGACAACCCGGCGGTGCGCGCGGTCGTGATCCGCATCAACAGCCCGGGCGGCGTCGTGGCGCCGACCCAGGAGCTCCACGCGGCGCTCAAGCGCGTGCACGACGCCGGCAAACCGGTGGTCGCGTCGCTCGGCGCCGTGGCGGCATCGGGCGGCTACTACGTCGCCGTCGCCGCCGACCGGATCTACGCGGATCCCGGCACCCTCACGGGCTCGATCGGCGTCATCATGCAGATGGCGAGCCTCCACGAGCTCCTGAAGAAGGTCGGCGTGGACTACGTGATCGTCAAGGCGGGGGAGTACAAGGACATCGGCAGCTTCGCCCGGCCGATGACGCCCGACGAGCGGCGCATGCTGCAGGCGCTGCTCGACGACGTGCACGGCCAGTTCATCGCCGCCGTCGTGGCGGGGCGCAAGCTCGAGCGCGCCGACGTGCTCCGCTTCGCCGACGGGCGCATCGTCTCCGGCAGCCAGGCCAAGGACCTCCGGATGGTCGACGCGCTCGGCGGCCTCGAGGAGGCCATCGAGGGCGCCGCGACGCTCGCGGGGCTCCCGAAGCCTCCGCGGGTCGTCGGACCCCGGCGAAAGTTCTCGGTCATCGATCTCCTGCGGAACGAGCTCGGCCTCGGCGGGTTCGGGGCGTTCCGCGGGTCACTGCCGCTCTTCAAAACGCCGCTCTACCTGATGGACTGA
- a CDS encoding 30S ribosomal protein S1, which translates to MKKDEPRSTLAGSGKEAEDPAEERMEDWYREGVTSEFEEGEVVRGRVVHVGTSEVLVDVGYKSEGAIPIEEFHRHGTLPKVGEEIEVYLEAKEDSEGLIVLSKDKADKIKVWDAITQAHEKGLPVEGRVVEVVKGGLAVDVGVKAFLPGSQVDLRPVKNLAAMVGQSIRAKVIKLNRRRGNVVLSRRAVLEEEREEKKKHTLEILSEGMVLTGTVKNITDYGAFIDLGGIDGLLHVTDMSWGRVGHPSEIFQVGDQVEVVVLHFDRETGRVSLGYKQKSSDPWERVEKTYAPGTKARGRVVSLTNYGAFIELEPGVEGLVHVSEMSWTRRVRHPSKLVNVGDEVEVIVLDVNRAGKRISLGMKQVEADPWATIEERYKPGTRIMGKVRNLTDFGAFVELEPGVDGLLHISDMSWTRSVGHPSEILKKGQDIETVILNLDRENKRISLGFKQIQPDPWSTVAQRFPMGSRVTGKVVRLTDFGAFVELEPGVDGLLHISQMSSRPIGRPDEIVSVGDELTLLVIRVDANERRIGLSLKELAHAIEPPKVTDERTERGRRGKKGKPRDDYDYEDES; encoded by the coding sequence ATGAAGAAGGACGAACCACGCAGCACCCTGGCCGGGTCGGGAAAGGAGGCCGAGGACCCGGCCGAGGAGCGGATGGAGGACTGGTACCGCGAGGGCGTCACCAGCGAGTTCGAGGAGGGCGAGGTCGTCCGCGGCCGCGTCGTCCACGTCGGCACGAGCGAGGTGCTCGTCGACGTCGGCTACAAGAGCGAGGGCGCGATCCCCATCGAGGAGTTCCATCGCCACGGGACGCTGCCCAAGGTCGGCGAGGAGATCGAGGTGTACCTCGAGGCCAAGGAGGACTCCGAGGGCCTGATCGTCCTCTCGAAGGACAAGGCCGACAAGATCAAGGTGTGGGATGCCATCACCCAGGCCCACGAGAAGGGCCTGCCGGTGGAGGGCCGGGTCGTCGAGGTCGTCAAGGGCGGCCTCGCGGTGGACGTGGGGGTCAAGGCGTTCCTGCCGGGCTCGCAGGTGGACCTCCGGCCGGTCAAGAACCTCGCCGCGATGGTCGGCCAGAGCATCCGCGCGAAGGTCATCAAGCTCAACCGCCGGCGCGGCAACGTGGTGCTCTCGCGCCGCGCCGTGCTGGAGGAGGAGCGCGAGGAGAAGAAGAAGCACACGCTCGAGATCCTGTCCGAGGGCATGGTGCTGACGGGCACGGTGAAGAACATCACCGACTACGGCGCCTTCATCGACCTCGGCGGCATCGACGGGCTCCTGCACGTGACCGACATGAGCTGGGGCCGCGTCGGCCACCCCTCGGAGATCTTCCAGGTCGGCGACCAGGTGGAGGTCGTCGTCCTCCACTTCGACCGCGAGACGGGCCGCGTGTCGCTCGGCTACAAGCAGAAGTCGTCGGACCCGTGGGAGCGCGTCGAGAAGACCTACGCCCCCGGCACCAAGGCGCGCGGCCGGGTCGTGAGCCTCACCAACTACGGCGCGTTCATCGAGCTCGAGCCCGGCGTCGAGGGCCTCGTGCACGTCTCCGAGATGTCGTGGACGCGGCGCGTCCGGCACCCCTCGAAGCTCGTCAACGTCGGCGACGAGGTCGAGGTGATCGTGCTCGACGTCAACCGCGCGGGCAAGCGGATCTCGCTCGGCATGAAGCAGGTCGAGGCGGATCCGTGGGCGACGATCGAGGAGCGCTACAAGCCCGGCACGCGCATCATGGGCAAGGTGCGCAACCTCACCGACTTCGGCGCGTTCGTCGAGCTCGAGCCGGGCGTGGACGGCCTGCTCCACATCTCCGACATGTCCTGGACGCGGAGCGTCGGCCACCCGTCGGAGATCCTCAAGAAGGGGCAGGACATCGAAACCGTGATCCTGAACCTCGATCGCGAGAACAAGCGCATCTCCCTCGGGTTCAAGCAGATCCAGCCCGACCCGTGGTCCACGGTGGCGCAGCGCTTCCCGATGGGCTCGCGCGTGACGGGCAAGGTCGTCCGGCTCACCGACTTCGGCGCGTTCGTCGAGCTCGAGCCGGGCGTGGACGGGCTCCTGCACATCTCCCAGATGTCGAGCCGGCCGATCGGCCGGCCCGACGAGATCGTCAGCGTCGGCGACGAGCTCACGCTGCTCGTGATCCGCGTGGACGCCAACGAGCGGCGCATCGGGCTCTCCCTCAAGGAGCTGGCCCATGCGATCGAGCCGCCGAAGGTGACGGACGAGCGTACCGAACGCGGCCGTCGCGGCAAGAAGGGCAAGCCCCGCGACGACTATGACTACGAAGACGAGAGCTAG